The Malus domestica chromosome 17, GDT2T_hap1 genome contains the following window.
ATGCCCTTCCAATAGAATGTTGTATGTAATGTCATCTGGAGCCACCCCCAAATTAATCATAGCATGTAAGAGCATATTAGCATTTTTCATCTGTCCTAGCTTGCATAGCCCATTCATAAGAGCGTTATAGGTTACAACACTTGGCACATAGTCATCACTCTGCATCTCCTTGAGCAACTTAAAACCCATTTTAACATTGCCCTTCTTGCAAAACCCATCAATGACCATTGTATACGTGGCATCATCAGGTTTCATGCCAGAATCTAACATCTCCCTCAACATTTTTTCAGCGTCAAGGGTTCTTCCCTCTCTACACAATCCCGAAATAAGGGCTGTGAAAGCCACATTGTCAAGCTTAATCCCTTGTATAATCATTCCCTGCCTTATCTCTAGCGCCGAATGTAAATCTCCTTCTTTGCAGCATCCATCAATAAGTGTAGTATAAGTGATCGTGTCAGGCTTCACCCCAGTCATATTCATCTCCTCAACAAGCTTCCTAGCTTCCCTCAAATCACCATCCTTGCAAAGGCCATTTATGAGTGTATTATACGTAATCACATCTGGTTTGATACCTCTCCCCAACATTTTCTGATAAATTTCCATTGCCAAATCAATCCTCCCATTCTTACACTGCCCGTCAATCAAAGTCGTAAATGTGACAAAATTCGGAACCAACCCCCTCTCacacatttcatcaaacaagTAGTTTGCATCATCCAGCCTACACTCCTTACACAACCCATTGATCAAAACACTGTAAGTATATACATCAGGCCATGTTCTGCTCTCCTCCATATCTCTCTTCAACCTAAAACCCTCCTCCAGATTCCCGGATTTGCAATACCCATTAATCAGAGTATTGAAACTAACCACACTCGGGCGCAAACCCCGCTTcccaatttcatcaaacaccatCTGAGCCTGTTCAATTTTAGCCTCTTTACACATTTtgtgcatcaaaacattgaaaGCGTACACTTGTGGTGGAAACCCAGCATCCAAAATCTCCATAAAATACTCCCAGGCCATCACAGGCGAGTTCAACTTCAACATTTTATCAAGCAAACAGCCACAAACATGAAATGGGATTCGAAAATTATTCTTCCTTATCAATCTAAAGCACTGAAACGCATCGGAAACAAACCCAGAATCCAAATACGCATTCATCAAAGAATCAAACACATAATTGGACTGATGGGTACCTCTAGTTTCGAGAATCGAAGCGAACACGGAAGACGCAGAGTCCTTTCCCCTGCGAGAAACGACGAGTCGTAGGAGGGAGAGGGCTTGGGGGTACATTTGGTGAGCGCAAAGGAAGTGGGCCATGGTGCAGTAGGATTGGACGGTGTGGCGAAATGTGGGGTGAGAAGAGAGCCAGTCGAagaaggagaggagagagagaggggagagagagtggGGGTTGAGGTTGATGAGGTTGATAACATCGCGGGCTGTGAGGGAAGGGAGGAGCTTTCTGAGCGAGGAGGAGGAGTCGAGAGACTGAGAGTGGTTTTTGATGGCGTGGGAGATAGCCGAGAGTTTTGGGTCTTCATTTTGAGAAGTTGGCGGGAGCGAGTACCAATTGGTTGCGGCTGCGGTTGCGGTGGTGGTGGCGGAGGAGAAGCGTAAGCAGTAGCAGCAGTTGTAGGTGTGCGGAGAAGAGAGAAGCAGATAGCTTCTTGGGATTTTGAAGAGAGCCATTTAGCTGGAAAACGCTCAAAACCCGTCTCCAATGTAATATGAGGAAATTAAAACTTTGTGGTTAATTTTGAAAATCATCGCAAAATCAGAGGGTGTAAATATAATTAGTCAAAAAATGAAGGCCAGGaatttgcaaaaaaaataaaaaacaaaaggtcTAAGAATTAAGAGCAGCACAAGTAAAAGTTTTACTGTAAAACCCACGGAAGAGCCccattgaggaagaagaagatgtctCTGCGACAAGCAGCAGCTAACATGATCAAGCGGCGTTTCCGTTTGGCCTCCCAAACTTTCTCTTCAACTTGCGGCGGAGCAGCCACTGTTATTCCACTCGCCAGTAAGCAAATTTTCCATCTTGTGATGTTAATCGCCATAGAAATGGATTCATTTGTAATTAAAGAAAGTGAATTCTTGTTGTTTCTGTTTTTGCAGGGCGTACCAGATTTGATCACGGTTCTAAGGATTGTAGTTGGAGGATGAATTATAGCCACAGGGACCCTCGTCTGTGGCTTTTTGTATCCGGCAATGCAGGTATATGATATCTCTTGCATCCCATTTAATCTGGATTTTaatggatgaatgatcaagTAGATATGTTATGATCTTCGAGTTTTTTGTTTTCGATTGATATTCTAATTTATTCTAAACTAAACTATGGGGAGGAAGATTCGAACTCGCTGAGGTGCGCGATTTTCGAGTTGGGATGAGTCTAAATGCGTGGTTATTTTGCAAAATCGATTAGGGAAAATCCTCTATTATCAACCAAGTAAAAAAGAGTGGATTTTTCATGGAAAATGGTTTCTAGTTTTCTTTTCCGGAGGACTTCTTATATCCAAGATTATCACGTCCCATTTTAATGCTTTATCTGGCTTAGCCTGCTCGTAATCTGATCAACgaaataattatttatttaatctgtAATCCATTTTTTTTCTAGATTTGGTTTCTGGTAAACGCAATATCTTGTAGATGGCCACAACCAATAGGCATTGAGGTGTTATTGAGTTGGTTTGTTTGTATATTGTTACATATCCTGGGGTACTAGCTGTTTTATATGGATGTGATATTGTCGGATCATGTCTCGAAATTTGATTTCTAAGGGCTTAAAGTAAGGGTCTTTTTTGTTTCAGGATATCTGTGATTATACCCTTAGCTACTTTATAGACACAGTCAGACATATAATATTTGCAAGAAATCTAAGGTCATGTGGTGAAGTATCTCGGTGTATTTCAGGGTTTGTTTAGAAAGGCATACCATGTAACATATGTTATTTATAACTAATCTGATATTTTTGCAGCAATTTTTCTTGCGATACATTCCAACACTGTCTTAGCAAAAGATGAATCAGTTGATCCTGATAATGGCACAGAAGGAGCTAAAGCTATGGGATTGCGCAAAATTGAGGACGGTTCTGTGATATCAAATATACATACTTCTAAGTGGAGAATTTTTACTGATAAAGGGAGGGATTTTTTCCTTCAGGCAAGGATTATATGCTATGTGCCTTCACTTGTTTGCTATGTTTTATTTATTCGATAGTTCTTTGGTCTTaccaattttgttttattttgctgTTTCCATTTGCTAGGGAAAATTGGAGGAAGCAGAAAAGCTTTTCCTCTCAGCTTTACAAGAAGCGAAAGAAGGCTTTGGGGAAAGGGAACCACATGTTGCATCTGCATGCAACAATCTAGTATGTACACAAGCCTTAGATAATCTATTTTTTCTTAAGTCATCCAAAAGCTTAGTTGTTAATTATAGAGTAATTTAAATTCTGGTTGTCAGTTCTACCATCACAGAAACTGTGGAGTAAGATGGTTGCATCTTTCATGGACGTTTTGCATAGTGTTATGGTTTTCTCTTTGGGACTCTTTAATGAGTAATTGCAGTTTTCTATTGTTATTGTTTCAGGCAGAGCTCTATAGGGTTAATAAGGCATATAATAAAGCAGAGCCCTTGTACTTGGAAGCTATCAGCATACTGGAGGAATCATTTGGTCCTGAAGATATAAGGTATATTATGGTTATTATGCAGACTATAGCAGCAAATGCTGACACATTCATTAACATGTAAAACTCAATTTGAATGGAATATAAAGTTACATTTCTATAGCTTAACAGCATAtgatgtttgtgtttaattaattttcatttgtgaTTATGTCTtcttttatgggattttcggtgCTCTGAGTGGGAATGAGGGACTTCCATTGCATATTGCTGTTTATGTATAAATGCAGTGAGAAATCAGTGGAATATCTATTCCTCCATTGTTTAGTTGCAAGGATCTATGGTACACCTTTCAATCACTTGGGACAATTAATTTTTGCCTAATGCAGTCTTAGATTTACTTTGTTCACGAGTGGCTGGTTTAGCAAACACCAAAATTGGGAAGTTGGGAGACCATTTCCCTTGTGCCTCTGTTGTATTTGGAAAAACAAGATGCCAGGATTTTCAAAGATAGAAAAGCTTCCTATCAAAAAATGATAACAAAAGCTTAGGTCGGAAGCTTTGTTCTTTATGATTGGGTGGTCTCAATGAATTGTTCTCTTCATTTTTTTAAGGGTCTGTTTTTCTGTTTATTAGATTTTCTGGTTTCTCATGTATATTTTCTGCATATTAGAGATGCCTTTATGCACTATTCAACAAACTTATTGCTCATCATAAAGGAGAAAAAGAGTAACGTATGTGTTTTGTAGGGTGCTATATTGCATATTTTGACGGAATTTGGAACTGACATAAGCATCTTTCATGCTTGAGTGTGTAGAATATAGtttgttttctctttctttttaattGCTTCTTAATTATGCGAGTTTGTCAACATTAAAAATTTCAGTAAACTTCGAAAAACAGAGGTTTCTTGTTTTATTAGCCAAAATAACTAGTAGCCTATTTAGTATTTAGttacatttttgtttttggttttcaactcTTACCATCTAATTTTAAAATAAGTATAGGGAAAGAAATGAGGGAAGGATAtgagaggaagaaagagaaatattacatcccatatatattttcttcacCCGCTCTCACTTGTATGATTACATCATCCCTTTTCTCACTAtgctttcatttttccttttatgtcctcaaatgaaaatacaaaaccaaaacaaaaatgaaaatacaATCATGATCTCTGTGTTGAGTCACTAATTGCTCATGCAAGATTCCTGTCCACAGAGTTGGGGTTGCCTTTCACAACCTTGGCCAGTTCTACATTGCACAACGGAAGCTTGAAGAAGCTCGCACTTGCTATGAGGTGAGAAGTTTTATTTTTAGTCCATGTTTTGTTGTTATGACTATAGGTTCAACAACAGTGCCTATGTGGTCTTTGCTAtccttttattttaagtttgttttttatgGTATTTTGAGTCTTTATTTTAAAGTTCATTAAATAAATGTTTCTGTATTAAATCCCCTGCATCTCCTTCCAGTATACCATCAGCACCCTTTTTTAAGCAAGGCATGGATAATGTTTGTATTAATTTGGTGAACTTGTCCCTTAAAATTTGCTGACCCTTGCTGTTTTTTCACCTTGCTCCCTGATTAATGATACATTTGGACAGCGTGCTTTGAAGGTATTACACAAGGCTGCTTTTACTTTTTACGTGCATGTAGTAATGTAACTATTTATGCTGCTAACTCCAACGTTATGATCACCTTGCAGATTAAGGGCTGCGTTTTGGGTCTTAACCATTCAGATTATGCAGATACTATGTATCATCTTGGAACGGTAGTTTTTTATATCCCTGTATGATAATATTGATTTGTACTACATTCTTGGTTCTTTTCTGTGTCTAGAATGGAAAATAAACTCAAATTAAGATGTTCTCTTGTATAAAC
Protein-coding sequences here:
- the LOC103426214 gene encoding putative pentatricopeptide repeat-containing protein At1g09680, whose protein sequence is MALFKIPRSYLLLSSPHTYNCCYCLRFSSATTTATAAATNWYSLPPTSQNEDPKLSAISHAIKNHSQSLDSSSSLRKLLPSLTARDVINLINLNPHSLSPLSLLSFFDWLSSHPTFRHTVQSYCTMAHFLCAHQMYPQALSLLRLVVSRRGKDSASSVFASILETRGTHQSNYVFDSLMNAYLDSGFVSDAFQCFRLIRKNNFRIPFHVCGCLLDKMLKLNSPVMAWEYFMEILDAGFPPQVYAFNVLMHKMCKEAKIEQAQMVFDEIGKRGLRPSVVSFNTLINGYCKSGNLEEGFRLKRDMEESRTWPDVYTYSVLINGLCKECRLDDANYLFDEMCERGLVPNFVTFTTLIDGQCKNGRIDLAMEIYQKMLGRGIKPDVITYNTLINGLCKDGDLREARKLVEEMNMTGVKPDTITYTTLIDGCCKEGDLHSALEIRQGMIIQGIKLDNVAFTALISGLCREGRTLDAEKMLREMLDSGMKPDDATYTMVIDGFCKKGNVKMGFKLLKEMQSDDYVPSVVTYNALMNGLCKLGQMKNANMLLHAMINLGVAPDDITYNILLEGHCKHGNPENFEKLRSEKGLALDYASYTSLVSEFNKSSKDRRKR